The following proteins are encoded in a genomic region of Protaetiibacter sp. SSC-01:
- a CDS encoding DNA glycosylase AlkZ-like family protein, whose protein sequence is MASRAGALAWRAERQFLGETRAASALEVVTRLQAVPAWLGDADLAVRLRLAADEPGESGALAQAVAAGEVVKVYAHRGSTQYLTPAGAAAALTVRAAGRQWARTSWVEFYGVQADAWPALREEVRAAVAPGALTRAELAAAISASARFGHVGHAFVDSRDTFLKPFMWQGDLRFGPDRDGDATLASFDGVPGWTGVAELDDAGPAVIEGYLAAYGPATEANLAYWLGDGLSAGRKRIASWLSALRASGRVVELHVDGTPAFALDADADAIESASGSPALCLVPGYDQWVLGPGTADPHVIAPERRALATRGAALVLEGGRVRGIWRRAGSDVEVSWFAEHAPPAREALERAARGRVAGADAEVRLTEAVPR, encoded by the coding sequence ATGGCGTCGCGGGCGGGCGCGCTCGCGTGGCGCGCGGAGCGCCAGTTCCTCGGTGAGACGCGCGCGGCATCCGCTCTCGAGGTGGTCACGCGACTGCAGGCGGTGCCCGCGTGGCTCGGCGACGCCGACCTCGCGGTGCGTCTGCGCCTCGCTGCCGACGAGCCCGGCGAATCCGGCGCGCTCGCGCAGGCCGTCGCGGCAGGCGAGGTCGTGAAGGTCTACGCCCACCGCGGTTCGACCCAGTACCTCACGCCCGCCGGGGCGGCCGCCGCGCTCACGGTGCGCGCCGCCGGTCGGCAGTGGGCGCGCACGAGCTGGGTCGAGTTCTACGGAGTGCAGGCGGATGCGTGGCCCGCGCTGCGCGAGGAGGTGCGGGCCGCTGTGGCACCCGGCGCCCTCACCCGCGCCGAGCTCGCGGCCGCGATCTCGGCGTCCGCGCGTTTCGGCCACGTCGGCCACGCGTTCGTCGACAGCCGCGACACCTTCCTCAAGCCCTTCATGTGGCAGGGCGATCTGCGGTTCGGGCCCGACCGCGACGGCGACGCGACGCTCGCATCCTTCGACGGCGTGCCCGGCTGGACGGGCGTCGCCGAGCTCGACGACGCGGGCCCCGCGGTCATCGAGGGTTACCTCGCGGCATACGGTCCGGCGACGGAGGCCAACCTCGCGTACTGGCTCGGCGATGGGCTGAGCGCCGGGCGCAAGCGGATCGCGAGCTGGCTCTCGGCGCTGCGCGCGAGCGGGCGGGTCGTCGAACTCCACGTCGACGGAACCCCGGCATTCGCGCTCGACGCGGATGCGGATGCGATCGAGAGCGCGTCGGGCTCCCCTGCGCTGTGTCTCGTGCCGGGCTACGACCAGTGGGTGCTCGGCCCGGGTACGGCGGATCCTCACGTGATCGCGCCCGAGCGGCGCGCACTCGCGACCCGCGGGGCCGCACTCGTCCTCGAGGGCGGTCGCGTGCGCGGCATCTGGCGCCGTGCGGGCTCCGACGTCGAGGTGTCGTGGTTCGCCGAGCACGCACCGCCCGCTCGCGAGGCGCTCGAGCGCGCGGCGCGCGGGAGAGTCGCGGGTGCGGACGCCGAGGTGCGCCTGACCGAGGCGGTCCCCCGATGA
- a CDS encoding peptide MFS transporter, which translates to MDHAARRGTDAGSAGRDGDTRFFGQPWALAHVFGVEMWERFSFYGMQGILLIYMYYSVADGGLGIDETVATGIVGAYGGTVYLCAILGAWLADRVLGSERVLFFSAIVIMCGHIALALLPSVWGLGVGLVLVAVGSGGLKANATAVVGTLYARDDDRRDAGFSLFYLGINLGAFLGPLITGLLQSSIGFHWGFGAAAVGMALGLVQYSIGRRGLPDSSRTVANPLPRTRVGLVAGIAVAGLVALLALVLLGVIRADNLAAVVIIVVAAAAIAYFVVIIASRNISADERSRVIAFIPLFIVNVGFWSLYQQQFTVLTIYSDQRLDREILGWEMPVSWVNSINPIFVIVLSGVFAAIWTRMGRRQPPAPVKFALGAIIMGGAFLLFLPFANGPENSTPLLAIVGILLVFTIAELFISPPGLSVTTKLAPERFHTQMVALYFLSVSLGTSLAGWLAGFYDPHDEVPYFLVLGLIAAALGAALWLGAKPVLALMRGVR; encoded by the coding sequence ATGGACCACGCGGCGAGGCGAGGGACGGATGCGGGCTCCGCCGGGCGGGACGGCGACACCCGCTTCTTCGGACAGCCGTGGGCCCTCGCGCACGTGTTCGGCGTCGAGATGTGGGAGCGGTTCAGCTTCTACGGCATGCAGGGCATCCTGCTCATCTACATGTACTACTCGGTCGCCGACGGCGGCCTCGGCATCGACGAGACCGTGGCGACGGGCATCGTCGGCGCGTACGGCGGCACCGTGTACCTGTGCGCGATCCTCGGCGCGTGGCTCGCCGACCGCGTGCTCGGCTCGGAGCGCGTGCTGTTCTTCAGCGCGATCGTCATCATGTGCGGGCACATCGCGCTCGCCCTGCTGCCGAGCGTGTGGGGCCTCGGCGTGGGCCTCGTGCTCGTCGCGGTCGGCTCGGGGGGCCTGAAAGCCAACGCGACCGCGGTCGTCGGCACCCTCTACGCGCGCGACGACGACCGTCGCGATGCGGGCTTCTCGCTCTTCTACCTCGGCATCAACCTCGGCGCGTTCCTCGGCCCGCTCATCACGGGCCTGCTGCAGAGCTCGATCGGCTTCCACTGGGGCTTCGGCGCCGCGGCCGTCGGCATGGCGCTCGGCCTCGTGCAGTACTCGATCGGCCGCCGCGGCCTGCCCGACTCGTCGCGCACGGTCGCCAACCCGCTCCCCCGCACGCGCGTCGGGCTCGTCGCGGGCATCGCGGTCGCGGGGCTCGTGGCGCTCCTCGCCCTCGTGCTGCTCGGCGTCATCCGCGCCGACAACCTCGCGGCCGTCGTCATCATCGTCGTCGCCGCGGCGGCGATCGCGTACTTCGTCGTCATCATCGCGTCGCGCAACATCTCCGCCGACGAGCGCTCGCGCGTCATCGCGTTCATCCCGCTCTTCATCGTCAACGTCGGGTTCTGGTCGCTCTACCAGCAGCAGTTCACGGTGCTCACGATCTACTCCGACCAGCGGCTCGACCGCGAGATCCTCGGCTGGGAGATGCCCGTCTCGTGGGTCAACTCGATCAATCCGATCTTCGTGATCGTGCTGTCGGGCGTCTTCGCCGCGATCTGGACCCGGATGGGGCGGCGCCAGCCGCCAGCGCCCGTCAAGTTCGCGCTCGGCGCGATCATCATGGGCGGCGCGTTCCTGCTGTTCCTGCCGTTCGCGAACGGACCCGAGAACTCGACGCCCCTGCTCGCGATCGTCGGCATCCTGCTCGTCTTCACGATCGCCGAGCTCTTCATCTCGCCGCCCGGCCTCTCGGTCACGACGAAGCTCGCACCCGAGCGATTCCACACGCAGATGGTCGCGCTGTACTTCCTCTCTGTCTCGCTCGGCACCTCGCTCGCCGGGTGGCTCGCCGGGTTCTACGACCCGCACGACGAGGTGCCGTACTTCCTCGTGCTGGGGCTCATCGCGGCCGCCCTCGGTGCCGCGCTGTGGCTCGGCGCGAAGCCCGTGCTCGCGCTCATGCGCGGGGTGCGGTAG
- a CDS encoding alpha-galactosidase — protein MIEVRDGVFFLQTRTTSYWFALTEHGHLEHLHYGPLLPPQDPSALRVKRTVEFGATVVYAPGEMEYGLDAIPLEYSGIGQGDYRMSPVEVFTTHGADTDFVYRDHRLLDGTVASAGLPIADGGEGVQTLEVTLADERAGLELALLYTVFPDVDVITRRAVLRNTGEGTAELAKLASLQLDLPDRGYTIRTFDGGWIHEAHAHDRPVTSGVFSTGSTTGASSARHNPGTLLFASDADEERGWAYGFNLVYSGNHATSFERDQHGSVRVMAGIQPQAFRWPLAPGEAFETPEAVLAFSDEGLNGLSDRMHRFVNGHITPAAQRGVPRPVVYNSWEAAFFEIDEKRLTAYARQAAKLGVELFVIDDGWFAGRADDTRALGDYTVDAKKFPAGMKALVDRVAKLGMRTGIWVEPEMVSEDSELYRAHPDWALRIPGKAAREGRHQQLLDLCNPAVRDYIVEQVGALIDDNGFSYVKWDMNRHMADAYSPHVAHPGMTAHAFQLGLYEVLERIFGPRPHVLLEMCSSGGNRFDLGMLRWAAMIWTSDDTDPIERLDIQQGMSYLYPQSVVSAHVSASPHQQTLRDTPLSTRFNVAAFGCLGYEYDLDFLTPEEKREITEQIAFYKQHRELLQFGRFRRIPSGRRERVMWQIGEGDAAIVGNFQRGVRAAPERDILPIAGLHPDAVYRVDAKPQRIMLDRLGALVNHVSPVRLDPNGLVMNVVSKRRSLPDGVESYHGTGELLAAGIKLEMQFSGTGHNPAVRMLGDFGSTLYTVVREDAT, from the coding sequence GTGATCGAGGTCCGCGACGGCGTCTTCTTCCTGCAGACCCGCACCACCTCCTACTGGTTCGCGCTCACCGAGCACGGGCACCTCGAGCACCTCCACTACGGTCCGCTCCTGCCGCCCCAGGATCCGTCGGCACTCCGCGTGAAGCGCACGGTCGAGTTCGGCGCGACCGTCGTCTACGCGCCGGGCGAGATGGAGTACGGACTCGACGCGATCCCGCTCGAGTACTCCGGAATCGGCCAGGGCGACTACCGGATGTCGCCCGTCGAGGTGTTCACGACCCACGGCGCCGACACCGACTTCGTGTACCGCGACCACCGCCTGCTCGACGGCACCGTCGCATCCGCCGGCCTGCCGATCGCCGACGGCGGCGAGGGCGTCCAGACCCTCGAGGTGACGCTCGCCGACGAGCGTGCCGGGCTCGAGCTCGCCCTGCTCTACACGGTGTTCCCCGACGTCGACGTCATCACCCGGCGCGCGGTGCTGCGCAACACGGGCGAGGGCACGGCCGAGCTCGCGAAGCTCGCGAGCCTCCAGCTCGACCTGCCCGACCGCGGCTACACGATCCGCACCTTCGACGGCGGATGGATCCACGAGGCCCACGCGCACGACCGGCCCGTCACATCCGGCGTCTTCTCGACGGGCAGCACGACCGGGGCGAGCAGCGCGCGGCACAACCCCGGCACGCTGCTCTTCGCCTCCGACGCCGACGAGGAGCGCGGCTGGGCCTACGGCTTCAACCTCGTGTACTCGGGCAACCACGCGACCTCGTTCGAACGCGACCAGCACGGCTCGGTGCGGGTCATGGCGGGCATCCAGCCGCAGGCGTTCCGCTGGCCGCTCGCGCCCGGCGAGGCGTTCGAGACCCCGGAGGCGGTGCTCGCGTTCTCGGACGAGGGCCTCAACGGCCTCTCCGATCGGATGCACCGCTTCGTGAACGGCCACATCACGCCCGCCGCGCAGCGCGGGGTGCCGCGGCCCGTCGTCTACAACTCGTGGGAGGCGGCGTTCTTCGAGATCGACGAGAAGCGCCTCACCGCGTACGCGCGCCAGGCGGCGAAGCTCGGCGTCGAGCTCTTCGTGATCGACGACGGATGGTTCGCCGGCCGCGCGGACGACACGCGCGCGCTCGGCGACTACACCGTCGATGCGAAGAAGTTCCCGGCCGGCATGAAGGCGCTCGTCGACCGGGTCGCGAAGCTCGGCATGCGCACAGGCATCTGGGTCGAGCCCGAGATGGTGTCGGAAGACAGCGAGCTGTACCGGGCACACCCCGACTGGGCCCTGCGCATCCCCGGGAAAGCCGCGCGCGAGGGCCGCCACCAGCAGCTGCTCGACCTGTGCAACCCCGCCGTGCGCGACTACATCGTCGAGCAGGTCGGCGCGCTCATCGACGACAACGGCTTCAGCTACGTCAAGTGGGACATGAACCGCCACATGGCCGACGCCTACTCGCCGCACGTCGCGCACCCCGGCATGACCGCGCACGCGTTCCAGCTCGGCCTGTACGAGGTGCTCGAGCGCATCTTCGGGCCGCGCCCGCACGTGCTGCTCGAGATGTGCTCCTCGGGCGGCAACCGCTTCGACCTCGGGATGCTGCGCTGGGCGGCCATGATCTGGACCTCGGACGACACCGACCCGATCGAGCGCCTCGACATCCAGCAGGGCATGTCGTACCTCTACCCGCAGAGCGTCGTCAGCGCCCACGTGTCGGCGTCGCCGCACCAGCAGACCCTGCGCGACACCCCGCTCTCGACGCGTTTCAACGTCGCCGCATTCGGATGCCTCGGCTACGAGTACGACCTCGACTTCCTCACGCCCGAGGAGAAGCGCGAGATCACCGAGCAGATCGCGTTCTACAAGCAGCATCGCGAGCTGCTGCAGTTCGGGCGCTTCCGTCGCATCCCGAGCGGGCGTCGTGAACGCGTCATGTGGCAGATCGGGGAGGGAGATGCGGCGATCGTCGGCAACTTCCAGCGCGGCGTGCGCGCGGCGCCCGAGCGCGACATCCTGCCCATCGCGGGGCTGCATCCGGATGCCGTGTACCGCGTCGACGCCAAGCCGCAGCGCATCATGCTCGACCGCCTCGGGGCGCTCGTCAACCACGTGAGCCCCGTGCGGCTCGACCCCAACGGCCTCGTCATGAACGTCGTGAGCAAGCGCCGCAGCCTGCCCGACGGCGTCGAGAGCTACCACGGAACGGGCGAGCTGCTCGCCGCCGGCATCAAGCTCGAGATGCAGTTCAGCGGCACCGGCCACAACCCCGCCGTGCGCATGCTCGGCGACTTCGGATCCACCCTGTACACCGTCGTACGAGAGGACGCCACGTGA
- a CDS encoding glycoside-pentoside-hexuronide (GPH):cation symporter, which produces MSTTTGSTRAARAQTLRNRFGFGIGTIGRDAGYTLISMFLLFYLSDILAVSTPVFASVTVALVAVRVFDAVIDPFVGVLVDNTRTRWGKFKPWILVGVVIAGVLMLLLFTPFALDDAAFVVVFTAVYLAWSVAFAANDIGYWSMLPALTQEQSERERIGAFARICASIGTFGMVVAIVPVSSAIAEAIGDIRWSFFVVALGVVVLTIALQGAMLLLTREDRTLSGQPHTRFRELISVIFRNDQLLAVAVAFVLFNVAFAVTTNFGIYYFKYVYGDEDMYSVFTLVLGVSQLTALVVYPAVARRMSRRMLFTITLVAVVVGYALFFFTPPSGLAMIIVSGVLVFAAQAMIQVHMLMFIADTVEYGEHKLGRRNDGVTLSLQPFIYKLSSAVATGVTGWAVIASGIKDAGDTAITDDGQLLVRVVMFVVPALLIALSYVVYRMFYRLDESRYEAIVEELRVRKAAAAGVVEPETEAEAADEHAGA; this is translated from the coding sequence GTGAGCACCACCACCGGCAGCACCCGAGCTGCCCGGGCGCAGACCCTGCGCAACCGATTCGGATTCGGTATCGGCACGATCGGCCGCGACGCGGGCTACACGCTCATCAGCATGTTCCTGCTGTTCTACCTATCGGACATCCTCGCGGTGTCGACGCCCGTGTTCGCGAGCGTCACCGTCGCGCTCGTCGCCGTGCGCGTCTTCGACGCCGTCATCGACCCGTTCGTGGGGGTGCTCGTCGACAACACCCGCACGCGGTGGGGCAAGTTCAAGCCGTGGATCCTCGTCGGCGTCGTGATCGCCGGCGTGCTCATGCTGCTGCTCTTCACGCCCTTCGCGCTCGACGACGCCGCATTCGTCGTCGTCTTCACCGCCGTGTACCTGGCCTGGAGCGTCGCCTTCGCCGCGAACGACATCGGCTACTGGTCGATGCTGCCCGCGCTCACCCAGGAGCAGTCCGAGCGCGAGCGCATCGGCGCGTTCGCACGCATCTGCGCCTCGATCGGAACCTTCGGCATGGTCGTCGCGATCGTGCCCGTCTCGAGCGCGATCGCGGAGGCGATCGGCGACATCCGCTGGTCGTTCTTCGTCGTCGCGCTCGGCGTCGTCGTGCTCACGATCGCCCTCCAGGGCGCCATGCTGCTGCTCACGCGCGAGGACCGCACCCTCTCTGGCCAGCCGCACACCCGCTTCCGCGAGCTCATCTCGGTCATCTTCCGCAACGACCAGCTGCTCGCCGTCGCCGTCGCGTTCGTGCTGTTCAACGTCGCGTTCGCGGTCACCACGAACTTCGGCATCTACTACTTCAAGTACGTCTACGGCGACGAGGACATGTACTCGGTCTTCACCCTCGTGCTCGGCGTCTCGCAGCTCACCGCGCTCGTGGTCTACCCGGCGGTCGCCCGCCGGATGTCGCGGCGGATGCTGTTCACGATCACGCTCGTGGCCGTCGTCGTCGGCTACGCCCTGTTCTTCTTCACGCCGCCGAGCGGCCTCGCCATGATCATCGTCTCCGGCGTGCTCGTGTTCGCGGCGCAGGCGATGATCCAGGTGCACATGCTCATGTTCATCGCCGACACCGTGGAGTACGGCGAGCACAAGCTCGGCCGCCGCAACGACGGCGTCACGCTCTCGCTGCAGCCGTTCATCTACAAGCTGAGCTCAGCGGTCGCGACGGGCGTCACGGGCTGGGCGGTCATCGCCTCGGGCATCAAGGACGCCGGCGACACCGCCATCACCGACGACGGGCAGCTGCTCGTGCGCGTCGTGATGTTCGTCGTGCCGGCGCTCCTGATCGCGCTCAGCTACGTCGTCTACCGGATGTTCTACAGGCTCGACGAGAGCCGCTACGAGGCGATCGTCGAGGAGCTGCGGGTGCGCAAGGCCGCGGCCGCCGGGGTCGTCGAGCCGGAGACGGAGGCCGAGGCGGCGGACGAGCATGCCGGCGCATGA
- a CDS encoding alpha-glucosidase, which yields MPAHELTRRSRVRELYAHPLGRDVVESLALQVGRSPKWIDNPFVGSVRLSALPKLTGGRIDDAFVDALVALLATVPDVPAPNGGPLREAWFKEAVFYQVYPRSFQDSDGDGIGDLRGILSRLDYLKGLGVDALWLSPIYDSPMDDMGYDIRDYRAILAEFGTLDDFDALVAGLHERGMRLVMDLVVNHTSDEHPWFQEALRDPASPYRDYYFLREGDPGTPPNNWRSFFSGSAWRWFPEAGLWGLHLFSSKQMDLNWENERMRAEIVEMVRWWRDRGVDGFRLDVINYISKTPGLPDGNRLIGDLIGWTGMEHYFHGPRLHHHLRQLRAEAFDDPDCVAIGETPGIGPQMGKLMVGDDRRELDMVFNFEHLETPGRNRFDDYRYDLRFLKRYYTRWQAEYGTGYWMSLFFDNHDNPRFVSKVDPRPEHAVAIAKLLATIQFTLRGTPFLYQGQEIGMVNQAFTSLDQLRDVESINLAAELTASGMDADAVFARVLAGSRDHTRVPMAWDAAGGFTTGTPWIEGDGDLTINVADQGGDAASVLEWHRSLIALRRGSRALIYGDTVTERSPRDQWRYRRVLDGEECLVVLNLTDRPVRTAAPPAGAELLLANGGEGRDLDAYGAQLWRVS from the coding sequence ATGCCGGCGCATGAGCTGACGCGCCGCAGCCGCGTGCGCGAGCTGTACGCGCATCCGCTCGGCCGCGACGTCGTCGAGAGCCTCGCCCTGCAGGTGGGGCGCTCGCCGAAGTGGATCGACAACCCGTTCGTCGGCTCGGTGCGGCTCTCGGCCCTTCCGAAGCTCACGGGCGGTCGCATCGACGACGCGTTCGTCGACGCCCTCGTCGCGCTCCTGGCGACCGTGCCCGACGTGCCCGCACCGAACGGCGGGCCGCTGCGCGAGGCGTGGTTCAAGGAGGCCGTTTTCTACCAGGTGTACCCGCGGTCGTTCCAGGACTCCGACGGCGACGGCATCGGCGACCTGCGCGGCATCCTCTCCCGCCTCGACTACCTGAAGGGCCTCGGGGTCGACGCCCTCTGGCTCTCGCCCATCTACGACTCGCCCATGGACGACATGGGCTACGACATCCGCGACTACCGCGCGATCCTCGCCGAGTTCGGAACCCTCGACGACTTCGACGCGCTCGTGGCCGGGCTGCACGAGCGCGGCATGCGGCTCGTCATGGACCTCGTTGTCAACCACACCTCCGACGAGCATCCGTGGTTCCAGGAGGCGCTGCGCGACCCCGCGTCGCCCTACCGCGACTACTACTTCCTGCGCGAGGGCGACCCCGGAACGCCGCCCAACAACTGGCGCTCGTTCTTCTCGGGCTCGGCCTGGCGCTGGTTCCCCGAGGCGGGGCTCTGGGGGCTGCACCTGTTCTCGTCCAAGCAGATGGACCTGAACTGGGAGAACGAGCGGATGCGCGCCGAGATCGTCGAGATGGTGCGCTGGTGGCGCGACCGCGGCGTCGACGGCTTCCGCCTCGACGTCATCAACTACATCTCGAAGACACCCGGGCTGCCCGACGGCAACCGGCTCATCGGAGACCTCATCGGCTGGACGGGTATGGAGCACTACTTCCACGGCCCGCGTCTGCACCACCACCTGCGGCAGCTGCGCGCCGAGGCCTTCGACGACCCCGACTGCGTCGCGATCGGCGAGACGCCCGGCATCGGGCCGCAGATGGGCAAGCTTATGGTGGGCGACGACCGCCGCGAGCTCGACATGGTGTTCAACTTCGAGCACCTCGAGACGCCGGGCAGGAACCGCTTCGACGACTACCGCTACGACCTGCGGTTCCTCAAGCGCTACTACACGCGCTGGCAGGCCGAGTACGGCACGGGCTACTGGATGAGCCTCTTCTTCGACAACCACGACAACCCGCGCTTCGTGTCGAAGGTCGACCCGCGGCCCGAGCACGCGGTCGCGATCGCGAAGCTGCTCGCGACCATCCAGTTCACGCTGCGCGGCACCCCGTTCCTCTACCAGGGGCAGGAGATCGGCATGGTGAACCAGGCGTTCACCTCGCTCGACCAGCTGCGCGACGTCGAGAGCATCAACCTCGCGGCCGAGCTCACCGCATCCGGCATGGACGCGGATGCCGTGTTCGCGCGCGTGCTCGCGGGCTCCCGCGACCACACGCGTGTGCCCATGGCGTGGGATGCGGCGGGCGGCTTCACGACCGGCACGCCCTGGATCGAGGGCGACGGCGACCTCACGATCAACGTGGCCGACCAGGGGGGAGACGCGGCATCCGTGCTCGAGTGGCACCGGAGCCTCATCGCGCTGCGCCGCGGCAGCCGCGCGCTGATCTACGGCGACACCGTCACCGAGCGCAGCCCGCGCGACCAGTGGCGGTACCGCCGGGTGCTCGACGGCGAGGAGTGCCTCGTCGTGCTCAACCTCACGGATCGACCGGTGCGCACCGCGGCCCCGCCCGCGGGAGCCGAGCTGCTGCTCGCGAACGGCGGCGAGGGGCGCGACCTCGACGCCTACGGTGCGCAGCTCTGGCGCGTCAGCTGA
- a CDS encoding glycoside hydrolase family 18 protein has translation MRPTSGRHDFVVRTPPGGSAVHPVIRRISISFAALVAAALITAAAASSPLLSIGAVAAAPAAPSPSPSAPPENDDPWVTGYYAGWYWDQGYEPDEIDMTAMTHFVFGRVAPGGGSLDGEPGEVVEGAGSAHDPDASPYPGTTVEDEAIRLAHAVGTKALLMLGGDGFDGRGFVASTTDAMRPTFVENIVDYMVEHDYDGVDIDWENCIGGEAWECGVDISVTEAVRRLTALITDIRAEMATRPRYAADPGLITFPGYPISINEMGPGGTVAQWQVDVALLVDQYNLMSYGIGTTWNGAGWDSWFSGALDGETGTHPVSIDSSIDAYVRSGVPRERIGMGIGFYGIYYGPTITGPRQDTEAAGNDIYEVDDNALAWENLVRLGYLDNGVRHFDEEASSTYRVYGDGGYVPALDPERYPAGMLSYEDEESIAAKGAYTRAGGAGGTILWTLNYGALPDGSNPLLQAVKNAFLVDEPEDPEAPGAIVSVPDEPASGWFDGPVTVRFEGIPRQTELDRMEIVIDGGEPIVVEEGEHELVIEDDGRHQITLTVYDADGRSTTARAGVRIDASAPVIDIRTPVAAAPDARALAPGEVEQGSTLVADFSCADPHSGVAACTGTVADGVRLPTSTLGEHEFTVTARNGAGLESTTTVTYRVVAAAAVDPVLAATGAAWIVPAAASTLLAAAGTLLLLMRRRAVRSR, from the coding sequence GTGCGGCCGACGTCCGGTCGCCACGACTTCGTCGTGCGCACACCGCCAGGGGGGTCGGCCGTGCATCCGGTCATTCGTCGCATTTCCATCTCGTTCGCCGCGCTCGTCGCCGCGGCACTCATCACGGCCGCCGCCGCGTCGTCGCCGCTGCTCTCGATCGGCGCCGTCGCCGCCGCACCCGCAGCACCGAGCCCGTCGCCGAGCGCTCCGCCCGAGAACGACGACCCGTGGGTGACCGGATACTACGCAGGCTGGTACTGGGACCAGGGCTACGAGCCCGACGAGATCGACATGACCGCGATGACGCACTTCGTGTTCGGCCGCGTCGCCCCGGGCGGCGGGTCGCTCGACGGCGAGCCGGGCGAGGTCGTCGAGGGCGCAGGCAGCGCCCACGACCCCGACGCGTCGCCCTACCCGGGCACGACTGTCGAAGACGAGGCCATCCGTCTCGCGCACGCCGTGGGCACGAAGGCACTGCTCATGCTGGGCGGCGACGGCTTCGACGGCCGCGGTTTCGTCGCGTCCACGACGGATGCCATGCGCCCGACGTTCGTGGAGAACATCGTCGACTACATGGTCGAGCACGACTACGACGGCGTCGACATCGACTGGGAGAACTGCATCGGCGGCGAGGCGTGGGAGTGCGGCGTCGACATCAGCGTGACCGAGGCGGTGCGCCGCCTCACGGCGCTCATCACCGACATCCGCGCCGAGATGGCGACGCGTCCGCGCTACGCAGCCGACCCCGGCCTCATCACCTTCCCCGGGTACCCCATCAGCATCAACGAGATGGGCCCCGGCGGCACCGTCGCGCAGTGGCAGGTCGACGTGGCGCTGCTCGTCGACCAGTACAACCTCATGAGCTACGGCATCGGCACGACGTGGAACGGCGCCGGCTGGGACTCGTGGTTCTCGGGCGCGCTCGACGGCGAGACGGGCACGCACCCGGTGAGCATCGACTCGAGCATCGACGCCTACGTGCGCTCCGGTGTGCCGCGCGAGCGCATCGGCATGGGCATCGGCTTCTACGGCATCTACTACGGCCCGACCATCACGGGCCCGCGCCAGGACACCGAGGCGGCCGGCAACGACATCTACGAGGTCGACGACAACGCGCTCGCGTGGGAGAACCTCGTGCGCCTCGGCTACCTCGACAACGGCGTGCGTCACTTCGACGAGGAGGCGTCGTCGACCTACCGGGTGTACGGCGACGGGGGCTACGTCCCCGCGCTCGACCCCGAGCGCTACCCCGCGGGGATGCTGTCGTACGAGGACGAGGAGTCGATCGCCGCGAAGGGCGCCTACACGCGCGCCGGCGGCGCGGGCGGCACCATCCTCTGGACGCTCAACTACGGCGCCCTGCCCGACGGCTCGAACCCGCTCCTGCAGGCCGTGAAGAACGCGTTCCTCGTCGACGAGCCCGAGGACCCGGAGGCGCCGGGCGCGATCGTGAGCGTGCCCGACGAGCCGGCATCCGGCTGGTTCGACGGCCCCGTGACGGTGCGCTTCGAGGGCATCCCGCGGCAGACCGAGCTCGACCGCATGGAGATCGTGATCGACGGCGGCGAGCCGATCGTCGTCGAGGAGGGCGAGCACGAGCTCGTCATCGAGGACGACGGCCGCCACCAGATCACGCTCACCGTCTACGACGCCGACGGCCGCAGCACCACGGCGCGCGCGGGCGTGCGCATCGACGCCTCGGCCCCCGTCATCGACATCCGCACCCCGGTCGCCGCGGCTCCGGATGCGCGTGCCCTCGCGCCCGGCGAGGTCGAGCAGGGCTCGACGCTGGTCGCCGACTTCTCGTGCGCCGACCCGCACTCGGGCGTCGCCGCCTGCACGGGCACCGTCGCGGACGGCGTGCGACTCCCCACCTCGACGCTCGGCGAGCACGAGTTCACGGTGACGGCGCGCAACGGCGCCGGGCTCGAGTCGACGACGACCGTCACCTACCGTGTCGTCGCTGCCGCGGCCGTGGACCCCGTGCTCGCCGCGACGGGTGCGGCCTGGATCGTGCCCGCCGCTGCTTCGACGCTCCTTGCGGCGGCGGGCACCCTTCTGCTCCTGATGCGGCGGAGGGCGGTGCGGTCCCGCTGA